One window from the genome of Methanococcoides sp. AM1 encodes:
- a CDS encoding sulfurtransferase TusA family protein: MDKIIADFELDVRGQCCPYPLIRTKEIMDELQTNEVLLVIANEAMTPQNIATWTKKTGNVLLAVEEKGGVFNIYVRKA, from the coding sequence ATGGATAAGATAATAGCAGACTTTGAACTTGATGTGAGAGGACAGTGCTGCCCGTATCCACTTATAAGAACAAAGGAAATAATGGATGAGCTGCAAACAAATGAGGTACTATTAGTCATAGCAAATGAGGCCATGACACCTCAGAACATCGCCACCTGGACAAAAAAGACAGGGAATGTACTGCTTGCGGTTGAAGAAAAGGGAGGCGTCTTCAACATATACGTCCGTAAAGCCTGA
- a CDS encoding threonyl-tRNA synthetase editing domain-containing protein: protein MKMLMFDTEYFWFETFSKPLDHVDDSEREEKIEDTAVVFIHVEAEDELRKSKVVKKAVANLKWYLNKVNKERIVLHSFAHLSSSKSSPEFAVEIILAIKEKLDIKGFDVHTTAFGYFSEFSIHVRGESLAKVFKEI, encoded by the coding sequence ATGAAAATGCTAATGTTCGATACGGAATACTTTTGGTTTGAAACTTTTAGCAAACCCCTTGATCACGTAGATGACAGTGAACGAGAGGAAAAAATAGAAGATACGGCAGTTGTTTTCATTCATGTTGAAGCAGAGGATGAACTAAGAAAAAGCAAAGTGGTAAAAAAAGCAGTCGCAAATCTGAAGTGGTATCTTAATAAGGTGAATAAAGAAAGAATAGTACTGCACTCATTTGCTCATCTCTCTTCAAGTAAGTCCTCTCCTGAATTCGCGGTTGAGATAATTCTAGCGATCAAAGAAAAGCTGGATATCAAAGGATTTGATGTTCACACGACTGCATTTGGATACTTTTCTGAGTTTTCGATCCATGTTCGTGGTGAATCACTGGCAAAAGTATTCAAAGAGATATGA
- a CDS encoding adenylosuccinate synthase — protein sequence MFTILTGSQFGDEGKGKIVDLLSKDYDLVVRFQGGDNAGHTVTVGENVYKLHLIPSGFLLDSRVLIGPGTVLNPEVLAEEIDMLGEGDVKIHSDKLGIDAKTSIIMPYHIEQDGLRESSRKEKIGTTKRGIAFAYMDKIARDEIRMGDLVDSEKLLRRLSEMAPSKEAAIRELGGDPSIVTDKALIDKYVKLGQRLAPYVTDVSYEVNKAIADGKNVMAEGAQGTHLDVIHGTQKFVTSSSTIAGSACANLGVGPTKVDEVLGIVKAYITRVGEGPLPTELDDEAGKHLHDVGHEFGTTTGRSRRCGWFDLPLLKKAIFLNGYTSVALTKLDVLTGLEVNKICVAYELDGKRLDYPPIDTSDLDRCKPVYEDMPGWADDLTDVKNYADVPEPARNYVERLEELMGVPIEYVSVGPGREQTFRK from the coding sequence ATGTTTACTATTCTGACAGGATCACAGTTTGGTGATGAAGGAAAAGGAAAGATCGTTGATCTGCTTTCAAAAGACTACGATCTTGTCGTCAGGTTCCAGGGTGGCGACAACGCCGGTCATACGGTAACAGTTGGCGAGAATGTTTATAAGCTACATTTGATACCTTCCGGGTTTTTACTTGATTCAAGAGTGTTGATAGGTCCGGGTACTGTCCTGAACCCTGAGGTTCTGGCAGAGGAGATCGATATGCTTGGAGAAGGTGATGTTAAAATTCATTCCGATAAGCTTGGTATCGATGCAAAGACCAGTATCATCATGCCATACCATATTGAGCAGGATGGTCTTCGTGAATCTTCCCGTAAGGAGAAGATCGGCACTACTAAGAGGGGTATTGCTTTTGCTTATATGGACAAGATCGCAAGGGATGAGATCCGTATGGGTGACCTTGTCGACTCCGAGAAACTCCTGCGCAGACTTTCAGAGATGGCACCTTCCAAAGAGGCAGCTATCAGGGAACTTGGAGGGGACCCTTCAATTGTTACCGATAAGGCACTCATTGATAAGTATGTGAAACTTGGTCAGAGGTTAGCTCCGTATGTTACAGATGTTTCATATGAAGTCAACAAAGCTATTGCAGATGGCAAGAATGTAATGGCTGAGGGGGCACAGGGCACACATCTTGATGTTATCCACGGTACTCAGAAGTTCGTGACCTCTTCAAGCACTATTGCAGGTTCAGCATGTGCAAATCTTGGTGTTGGTCCGACTAAGGTGGATGAGGTTCTTGGTATTGTTAAAGCTTATATAACAAGGGTCGGAGAAGGGCCGCTTCCAACAGAGCTTGATGATGAGGCAGGCAAACATTTACATGATGTGGGTCACGAGTTCGGTACTACTACCGGCAGGTCCCGCAGATGTGGTTGGTTCGACCTCCCGCTTTTGAAGAAGGCGATCTTCCTGAACGGCTACACAAGTGTCGCATTGACAAAATTAGATGTGCTGACCGGTCTCGAAGTTAATAAAATATGTGTTGCCTATGAGCTCGATGGGAAAAGGCTGGATTATCCACCGATCGATACTTCCGATCTTGACAGGTGCAAACCCGTTTATGAAGATATGCCTGGCTGGGCTGATGACCTCACAGACGTCAAAAACTATGCAGATGTTCCCGAACCTGCCCGCAACTATGTCGAGCGTCTTGAAGAATTGATGGGAGTACCCATTGAATACGTGTCCGTAGGACCTGGAAGGGAGCAGACTTTCAGGAAATAA
- a CDS encoding PGF-pre-PGF domain-containing protein: MINKNIIPDSFTNSLLKTPDSNLPARFFMVFLLVLLSFALISPVSAETVVGLSPDNQSVELGSEIIVDVYIDPDIPISGAQFDLYFDGSVLDVISVSEGDLFSNTGATFFSEGTIDNTGGSIIYAHGVLFGKDEVTSPGILATIVFNTKGSGQSNLQMGNVVVSNSSGTAVPISVENAVVSISGTSSSGGSTDGAGSGSSGGGGAGDSGEQFGNIEFKDVTERTVYKGMNMSYHFNSPDNPIVNVNFTPLKNSGSITTTIEVLKDRSAFVQDDPEGLVYKNMNIWVGKYGFATPANIESMTIGFRVETSWMETNDINASAIRLNRNSDGKWEALQTMYMGEKDGYVYFESSTPGFSPFAITAVPASSVIPDDVSLGDSTSEDDEDQTLDQNLALVLFIVFLVLIVKRGRDM, encoded by the coding sequence ATGATCAATAAAAATATAATTCCAGATAGTTTTACGAATAGTCTTCTAAAAACCCCTGATTCAAATTTACCGGCACGTTTCTTTATGGTCTTTCTGCTGGTATTATTATCATTTGCTCTTATAAGTCCGGTTTCTGCTGAGACTGTTGTAGGTCTTTCTCCTGATAATCAATCTGTGGAATTGGGTTCGGAAATTATTGTTGATGTCTACATAGATCCGGACATACCTATATCCGGAGCACAGTTCGATCTATATTTTGATGGTTCTGTTCTTGATGTAATAAGTGTATCAGAGGGGGATCTGTTTAGTAATACTGGTGCTACTTTCTTCAGTGAAGGTACTATTGACAATACAGGTGGGTCCATAATATATGCACATGGTGTTCTTTTTGGAAAAGATGAGGTCACAAGTCCTGGCATACTTGCAACTATTGTTTTTAATACAAAAGGTTCTGGTCAATCTAACTTGCAGATGGGCAATGTTGTGGTAAGTAATTCCAGTGGAACAGCAGTTCCAATATCGGTTGAAAATGCTGTAGTGAGCATATCAGGTACGTCTTCATCCGGAGGGAGCACCGATGGTGCTGGTTCTGGAAGTAGTGGGGGCGGAGGTGCTGGCGATTCCGGTGAGCAATTTGGGAATATTGAATTCAAAGATGTTACTGAAAGGACGGTTTATAAGGGAATGAATATGTCCTATCATTTCAATTCACCCGATAACCCGATTGTTAACGTAAACTTTACTCCACTAAAAAATTCAGGTTCTATAACTACAACTATTGAAGTTTTGAAAGATCGGTCTGCTTTTGTTCAAGATGATCCCGAGGGGCTTGTTTATAAGAATATGAACATATGGGTTGGGAAATACGGTTTTGCAACTCCTGCAAATATTGAATCCATGACAATTGGTTTCAGGGTCGAAACCTCATGGATGGAAACAAATGATATTAATGCTTCAGCTATCAGATTGAACAGAAATTCTGATGGTAAATGGGAGGCTCTCCAAACCATGTATATGGGTGAAAAAGATGGTTATGTTTATTTTGAATCTTCAACCCCGGGGTTTTCACCATTTGCAATAACTGCAGTTCCGGCTTCAAGCGTAATACCAGATGATGTTTCTCTAGGGGATTCAACATCTGAAGATGATGAAGACCAAACTCTGGACCAGAATCTGGCCTTAGTACTTTTCATTGTGTTTTTGGTCCTTATCGTAAAGCGCGGCAGAGATATGTGA
- a CDS encoding alpha hydrolase translates to MKAQVLFSGGKDSSLSAILLDPFFDVELVTCSFSILPVGEVAKVAADELGYSHRVLELDRGILESALDIIIDDGYPRNAINHIHKTVIETLAKEDDVSFIADGVRRDDRVPKLTDAEVRSIEDRFGVSYICPLHGYGRSAVNLLVSRYLVIEEGQSDSIAKADYETELRELIRQQYGDEKVLEIFPEHVQSRVIRRF, encoded by the coding sequence ATGAAAGCTCAGGTACTGTTCAGTGGAGGAAAAGATAGTTCACTATCGGCAATATTGCTTGATCCCTTCTTTGACGTCGAACTTGTGACCTGCAGTTTCTCGATCCTTCCGGTTGGAGAAGTTGCAAAGGTTGCCGCAGATGAGCTGGGTTATTCCCACAGGGTCCTGGAACTTGACAGAGGCATATTGGAATCTGCTTTGGATATCATAATAGATGATGGTTATCCAAGGAACGCTATCAATCACATACACAAGACCGTGATCGAAACGCTGGCAAAGGAAGATGATGTTTCTTTTATCGCGGATGGTGTACGGCGCGATGATCGTGTTCCAAAACTGACCGATGCAGAAGTTCGAAGCATAGAGGACCGGTTTGGTGTAAGCTACATATGCCCTCTTCATGGGTATGGTAGAAGTGCCGTTAATTTACTGGTGAGCCGATATCTGGTGATCGAAGAAGGTCAAAGTGATAGTATTGCAAAAGCAGACTATGAAACTGAACTTCGTGAACTGATAAGGCAGCAATATGGTGATGAAAAAGTACTTGAAATATTTCCGGAGCATGTTCAATCGAGGGTTATCAGGCGTTTCTGA
- the thrC gene encoding threonine synthase, translated as MSKVIGLKCRECGAEYPSGIQNTCYECFGPLEVHYDWDEIQNTVSKEKIARGPPSIWRYADLLPIDGTNYVDLGSGYNKLHHAKNLGKELGLKELYILDDSVNPTNSFKDRVTSVAVSKALELGATAIGCASTGNLASAVGAHAAKAGIPSYIFIPSSIETGKITQMLAYEPNVIAVDGTYDDANRLASEVADQNPDWAFVNINIRPYYTEGSKTLAFETAEQLGWNAPDHIVAPLGSGALLCALTRGYNELEKIGLIDSGSNIRISGSQPTGCSPISTAVQNDTEVIPIRELDTIAHSLAIGNPADGYYAKQAIQNSGGYAASVTNEEILEAIFLLARTEGIFTEPAGGTTVAGLKSLVESGHIDPDERTVVYVTGNGLKAQDTIAGAVEIPGSIKPSYSEFTKRFSNIAKNNN; from the coding sequence ATGAGCAAAGTAATTGGATTAAAATGCAGAGAATGTGGTGCTGAATATCCGAGTGGGATCCAGAATACCTGCTACGAATGTTTCGGACCTCTGGAAGTGCACTACGACTGGGACGAGATACAGAACACAGTGAGTAAGGAGAAGATCGCACGAGGACCTCCATCCATCTGGAGATATGCAGACCTGCTTCCAATAGATGGTACGAATTATGTTGACCTTGGTTCAGGTTACAATAAGTTACATCATGCAAAGAACCTCGGGAAAGAACTGGGACTTAAGGAATTATACATTCTTGATGATTCTGTCAATCCAACAAATTCGTTCAAGGACAGGGTAACATCCGTGGCTGTAAGCAAGGCCCTTGAACTCGGTGCTACTGCAATTGGCTGTGCTTCCACCGGAAATCTCGCATCCGCTGTAGGAGCCCATGCTGCAAAAGCAGGAATTCCGTCATACATCTTTATACCTTCTTCAATTGAAACCGGAAAGATAACACAGATGCTCGCATACGAACCAAACGTCATAGCAGTTGACGGGACCTATGACGATGCAAATCGCCTTGCAAGTGAGGTCGCAGACCAGAATCCCGACTGGGCATTTGTTAACATAAACATCAGACCATACTATACGGAAGGTTCCAAGACACTTGCCTTTGAAACTGCCGAACAGCTCGGATGGAATGCTCCAGACCACATCGTTGCACCACTTGGAAGCGGAGCGCTGCTTTGTGCCCTTACCAGAGGTTACAATGAACTTGAAAAGATAGGTTTAATCGACTCCGGCAGTAACATAAGGATATCAGGTTCACAGCCAACTGGTTGTTCTCCTATATCGACCGCTGTCCAGAATGACACGGAAGTTATCCCGATAAGAGAACTTGATACGATAGCCCACAGTCTTGCTATTGGAAATCCTGCTGATGGATACTATGCAAAACAGGCGATCCAGAATTCAGGCGGATATGCTGCATCTGTGACGAACGAGGAGATACTTGAAGCCATATTCCTGCTTGCAAGAACTGAAGGCATTTTCACAGAACCTGCCGGTGGAACAACAGTTGCAGGACTTAAGAGCCTTGTCGAAAGCGGCCATATTGACCCCGATGAAAGAACAGTTGTATATGTAACAGGTAATGGTCTAAAAGCACAGGATACGATTGCAGGGGCAGTTGAAATACCTGGATCGATCAAACCGTCATATTCCGAATTCACGAAAAGGTTCAGCAATATTGCAAAAAACAATAACTAA
- a CDS encoding DegT/DnrJ/EryC1/StrS aminotransferase family protein, which yields MIPIAKPNIGDEEIAAVSEVMASGIIAEGKRVAEFETTFADYIGTEYAIAVNSGTAALHAALLAHGIGKNDEVITTSFSFIATANSIMYTGARPVFVDIEPETFNINTDLIEDSITKDTKAIMPVHLYGHPAEMKQINEIAEDHNLTIIEDACQSHGATYHGKKAGSFGTGAFSFYPTKNMTTGEGGIITTNDSEVARKARMIRAHGSQERYIHEMIGYNFRMTDIAAAIGLVQLKKVDGFNLKRRKNAQLLSEELKDVNGVTIPTIRKGCEHMFHQYTIRTEARDDLVTKLNENGIGTGVYYPIPIHMQPTYIAAGYNYDLPVCEKAAKEVLSLPVHPDVSEKDIKHIIKTVIEGVK from the coding sequence ATGATCCCAATAGCAAAACCCAACATTGGAGATGAAGAGATAGCTGCGGTATCCGAAGTGATGGCTTCAGGAATTATCGCAGAAGGAAAGCGTGTTGCAGAATTTGAAACTACTTTTGCTGACTATATCGGTACAGAATATGCAATTGCAGTAAACTCCGGAACGGCCGCTCTTCATGCAGCACTGCTGGCACATGGGATCGGAAAAAATGATGAGGTCATCACAACATCCTTTAGCTTCATAGCAACTGCGAACAGTATAATGTATACCGGTGCAAGACCAGTATTTGTGGATATTGAACCTGAAACATTCAATATCAACACTGATCTGATAGAAGATAGTATAACCAAAGATACAAAGGCAATAATGCCGGTACACCTCTACGGCCATCCGGCAGAGATGAAGCAGATAAATGAAATTGCAGAAGATCACAACCTGACAATTATTGAAGATGCATGCCAGTCTCATGGTGCAACTTACCACGGAAAGAAAGCAGGTTCCTTCGGGACAGGAGCATTCAGCTTCTACCCTACAAAGAACATGACCACCGGTGAAGGCGGAATAATAACCACCAATGACAGCGAAGTTGCCAGAAAAGCAAGAATGATACGTGCACATGGTTCACAAGAACGTTACATTCACGAGATGATAGGATATAATTTCAGAATGACTGATATTGCAGCTGCAATTGGTCTTGTTCAGCTCAAAAAGGTCGATGGATTCAACCTTAAACGCCGGAAGAATGCACAACTCCTTTCAGAAGAACTAAAAGATGTAAACGGAGTTACCATTCCAACGATCAGGAAAGGATGTGAACATATGTTCCACCAATACACCATAAGGACGGAAGCACGCGATGATCTTGTCACAAAGCTGAATGAGAATGGAATCGGGACCGGTGTCTATTACCCAATACCAATACATATGCAACCGACATATATTGCAGCAGGATACAATTACGATCTGCCAGTATGTGAAAAAGCAGCAAAGGAAGTACTCTCACTTCCGGTACACCCGGATGTTTCAGAGAAAGACATTAAACACATAATCAAAACTGTAATAGAGGGAGTAAAATAA
- a CDS encoding 30S ribosomal protein S19e yields MTTAYDVPAANIIAKVAEKLKENDQIDAPVWAAHVKTGVHKELPPIDNEWWYTRCAAIMRTIYMEGPIGVERLRSVYGGKKRRGANPSKKAKGSGSVAREAAQQLENAGFVRKLKSGRVIAPAGQSLLDNMAVEVKNELVETIPELAKY; encoded by the coding sequence ATGACTACAGCATATGATGTTCCTGCTGCAAATATTATTGCAAAGGTGGCAGAGAAACTAAAAGAGAACGATCAGATTGATGCTCCCGTATGGGCAGCTCACGTTAAGACAGGTGTTCATAAAGAATTACCACCTATTGATAATGAATGGTGGTACACCCGCTGTGCAGCTATTATGAGGACCATTTACATGGAAGGCCCTATCGGTGTGGAGAGATTAAGGTCTGTCTATGGCGGTAAGAAGAGGAGAGGCGCAAACCCATCCAAGAAAGCAAAAGGAAGCGGTTCTGTCGCAAGGGAAGCAGCTCAGCAACTCGAAAATGCAGGTTTTGTCCGCAAGTTGAAGAGCGGAAGAGTAATCGCTCCTGCTGGCCAGTCACTGCTTGATAATATGGCAGTTGAGGTCAAGAACGAGCTTGTTGAAACAATTCCAGAACTTGCAAAGTACTGA
- a CDS encoding DNA-binding protein — protein MVDDIEAIRRKRLAEMQQQQQAAPQMQNDAQAAYQQEQAQAERDAQVQAVLRQIMTPEARERLTRLKLSRKELAEQLESQLVMLAQSGRLQSMIDDDKLKVLLSQMQPKKREPTITRM, from the coding sequence ATGGTGGACGATATTGAAGCTATCCGAAGAAAGAGACTTGCTGAAATGCAGCAGCAACAGCAGGCTGCTCCTCAGATGCAAAATGATGCCCAGGCCGCATACCAGCAGGAACAGGCACAGGCTGAAAGGGATGCCCAGGTCCAGGCGGTCCTTCGTCAGATCATGACCCCCGAGGCGCGCGAGAGGCTGACTCGCCTGAAACTATCACGCAAGGAACTGGCTGAACAACTTGAATCCCAGCTTGTGATGCTTGCTCAAAGTGGTCGCCTGCAGTCAATGATCGATGATGATAAGCTTAAAGTGCTTCTTTCACAGATGCAGCCCAAAAAACGTGAACCAACCATCACGCGCATGTGA
- a CDS encoding 50S ribosomal protein L31e, whose product MAEDAVKEQIYTIPLRQAKLAPRWKRSSRAISLIRKYLVRHMKAEPSQIKIDASVNHKVWEKGSQKPPSSIRIRAAKFEDGEVQAELA is encoded by the coding sequence ATGGCAGAAGACGCGGTAAAGGAACAGATTTACACCATACCACTTCGTCAAGCAAAGCTTGCACCAAGGTGGAAACGTTCCAGCAGGGCAATTTCACTTATCAGGAAATATCTGGTAAGACACATGAAGGCAGAACCTTCACAGATCAAGATCGATGCTTCCGTCAACCACAAGGTTTGGGAGAAAGGTTCACAGAAACCACCATCTTCAATACGCATTCGTGCAGCTAAATTCGAAGATGGGGAAGTTCAGGCAGAACTTGCCTGA
- a CDS encoding acyltransferase, giving the protein MDNINLKIHSSARIYGSSTIGDNSVVLENVILGYPEHKILSQIVEGDTPIEDSDFQGCEIGPNSFIRPNTTIFNNVRTGNNFRTGHNCIIRENTTIGNNVLIGTNVIIDGNVTIGNNVSIQGNVYIPTHVTIEDNVFIGPCAVLANDKYPIRKKYNPEGPIIRKGASIGANATILPGVEIGEGAFIAGGALVTREVPPWKLAIGCPAKIEELPEELRSLNSI; this is encoded by the coding sequence TTGGATAATATAAATTTAAAAATACATTCTTCTGCCAGGATATATGGGTCAAGCACTATAGGAGATAATTCAGTAGTACTTGAAAACGTTATACTTGGATATCCGGAACATAAGATCCTCTCCCAAATAGTAGAAGGTGATACCCCCATCGAAGATTCTGATTTTCAGGGATGTGAAATTGGCCCCAACTCATTCATAAGACCGAATACAACGATCTTCAATAATGTCAGGACAGGCAACAACTTCAGGACCGGACACAACTGCATAATACGTGAGAACACTACCATCGGCAATAACGTCCTGATAGGAACAAACGTGATCATCGATGGAAACGTTACTATTGGAAACAACGTCAGCATTCAGGGGAACGTCTACATTCCAACGCATGTGACGATCGAAGATAACGTATTCATCGGTCCATGTGCAGTACTTGCAAATGATAAATATCCAATTCGTAAAAAATACAACCCTGAAGGCCCCATAATTCGAAAAGGAGCATCAATTGGTGCAAATGCCACCATCCTTCCGGGAGTTGAGATCGGAGAAGGTGCGTTTATAGCAGGAGGTGCGCTGGTGACACGAGAGGTACCTCCATGGAAACTTGCGATCGGATGCCCTGCAAAGATCGAAGAGTTGCCAGAAGAACTTAGGTCATTAAATAGCATCTAA
- a CDS encoding tetratricopeptide repeat protein, producing MAKDDVSKIVERYIASGRSEKDVERKEHYFKMALQLQPKNVHALNNMALLLQQQRKFREAVDIYEKILSIGVVARPYPVYYNISLCLKSLGNLEGAKTYINRALAIKPDDELFLELREEIIDLLSSGSKESVPKITSNTSEVGATYDEWDPPAVSTLTSQIYYADWNDYKYHRGLGETDLHEKVIRDKLDQRVYCCNTCRYFSAGTCRKKGKVGRKVLKDSICKQFFPAK from the coding sequence ATGGCAAAAGATGATGTAAGTAAGATCGTTGAGAGGTACATTGCCTCTGGAAGATCTGAAAAGGACGTTGAAAGAAAAGAACATTATTTTAAAATGGCTTTACAGCTACAGCCTAAAAATGTCCACGCATTGAACAACATGGCTCTCCTTTTGCAGCAGCAACGCAAATTCAGGGAAGCTGTAGATATTTATGAAAAGATCCTGAGCATAGGCGTTGTGGCAAGACCATATCCTGTATATTATAATATCTCACTTTGCCTGAAAAGCCTTGGTAACCTTGAGGGCGCAAAAACATACATAAACAGGGCACTGGCAATAAAGCCTGATGATGAGCTCTTCCTTGAATTAAGGGAAGAGATCATTGATCTTTTAAGTAGTGGATCAAAGGAATCTGTTCCAAAGATCACCTCAAATACTTCGGAGGTCGGAGCAACCTATGATGAATGGGATCCTCCGGCAGTTTCTACGCTTACGAGTCAGATATATTATGCTGACTGGAATGATTACAAGTATCATCGTGGATTGGGTGAGACCGATCTTCACGAAAAAGTTATCCGGGACAAACTGGATCAGCGGGTTTACTGCTGTAATACATGTCGTTATTTCTCAGCAGGTACATGCAGAAAAAAAGGGAAGGTTGGCAGGAAAGTACTGAAAGATTCGATATGCAAGCAGTTTTTCCCAGCAAAATAA
- a CDS encoding 50S ribosomal protein L39e has product MSHNTKGQKMRLAKAHNQNQRVPTWVIIKTNRQVVSHPKRRHWRRNSLDVK; this is encoded by the coding sequence GTGAGCCACAATACAAAAGGACAGAAAATGAGGTTGGCAAAGGCGCATAACCAGAATCAGCGCGTTCCAACCTGGGTTATCATAAAGACTAACAGACAAGTTGTTAGCCACCCTAAGAGAAGACACTGGAGAAGAAATAGTTTAGATGTAAAGTAA
- the moeB gene encoding molybdopterin-synthase adenylyltransferase MoeB translates to MLGEFTEEQIRRYSRHIILQEVGGKGQHKLLSSKVLCIGAGGLGSPIIQYLAAAGVGTIGIVDDDIVDLSNLQRQVIHGGNVDIPKVESAKQFVKNLNSDVNVITYQERINPDNILDIINDYDIVVDGSDNFATRYLVNDACVLAKKPLSHGSIFRFEGQVTTILPDDGPCYRCLFEHAPPAGMVPSCQEAGVIGVLPGIIGVIQATEVVKYLLGFGDLLKGRLIFYDAFGMSFDEIKVRKNPSCPVCGENPSITSIENENYLEGGGVCSIG, encoded by the coding sequence ATGTTAGGCGAATTTACTGAAGAACAGATCCGGCGTTATTCAAGACACATAATACTGCAGGAAGTTGGAGGAAAGGGACAGCATAAACTACTGTCTTCAAAAGTGCTCTGTATAGGTGCAGGAGGACTTGGATCGCCGATAATACAATACCTGGCCGCTGCCGGGGTTGGGACTATCGGGATCGTTGATGATGATATTGTAGATCTCAGCAATCTTCAAAGACAGGTCATACATGGAGGAAATGTCGATATTCCAAAGGTAGAATCTGCAAAACAATTTGTTAAAAACCTAAATTCTGATGTGAATGTGATCACTTATCAGGAAAGAATAAATCCGGACAATATCCTCGATATCATTAACGATTACGACATAGTGGTTGATGGATCTGACAATTTTGCGACCAGATATCTCGTGAACGATGCCTGTGTGCTTGCCAAGAAACCTCTTTCACATGGGAGTATTTTCCGTTTCGAAGGTCAGGTCACGACCATTCTTCCGGATGATGGTCCATGTTACAGATGTCTTTTTGAGCATGCTCCACCTGCCGGAATGGTTCCAAGTTGTCAGGAAGCCGGAGTTATTGGAGTCCTTCCAGGCATAATTGGTGTTATTCAGGCAACCGAGGTTGTCAAGTACCTGCTGGGATTTGGTGATCTTCTGAAAGGTCGCCTTATATTCTATGATGCCTTTGGCATGTCGTTCGATGAAATAAAGGTCCGTAAGAATCCTTCATGTCCGGTATGTGGTGAAAATCCATCGATAACATCAATCGAGAATGAGAATTACCTGGAAGGTGGTGGCGTCTGTAGTATTGGGTAA
- a CDS encoding UDP-N-acetylglucosamine 3-dehydrogenase, protein MTRVGVIGVGAMGQHHVRIYNEMEGVELVGISDVDKDRVEELATGYDVKAYTDYEELLKEDLDAVSIVVPTTLHKKVTLDAINSNTNVLVEKPIADTLENADIMIEAAEKAGVILMVGQIERFNPATTKMKEIIDSGLLGKIVSISTKRVGPYNPRIRDVGIILDLGVHDIDAISYMYGSNAKDVYAIAGKDIHSKEDHASIMLRFDDEQAGVVNVNWLTPHRVRKMEVIGVNGVGYLDYIDQTVTIHDANWVRNAKVEKAEPLQKELEHFISCVETGETPLESGIDGKHALKVALSAIESYNSDSITRID, encoded by the coding sequence ATGACACGTGTAGGAGTTATAGGTGTTGGTGCTATGGGGCAGCACCATGTCAGGATCTACAACGAAATGGAAGGAGTGGAACTTGTAGGAATATCCGATGTCGATAAGGACAGGGTCGAAGAACTGGCAACAGGATATGATGTCAAAGCTTATACTGATTATGAAGAGCTCTTAAAAGAAGATCTCGATGCAGTAAGCATTGTTGTACCAACTACACTCCACAAAAAGGTCACATTGGATGCTATAAATTCAAACACGAATGTACTTGTAGAAAAACCCATTGCAGATACACTTGAAAATGCAGACATAATGATAGAAGCCGCTGAAAAAGCAGGGGTTATCCTTATGGTAGGACAGATCGAGAGATTCAACCCTGCAACAACAAAGATGAAAGAAATAATCGATAGCGGACTCCTTGGAAAGATAGTCTCTATTTCCACAAAAAGAGTTGGCCCTTACAACCCAAGAATCAGGGATGTGGGAATCATCTTAGATCTTGGAGTACATGACATCGATGCCATATCATATATGTACGGCAGCAATGCCAAGGATGTCTACGCCATTGCCGGCAAGGATATTCATTCAAAGGAAGACCATGCATCCATAATGCTTAGATTTGATGATGAACAGGCAGGTGTAGTTAATGTTAACTGGCTGACCCCACACAGAGTGAGAAAAATGGAAGTTATCGGAGTAAATGGGGTAGGATACCTGGACTATATCGATCAAACAGTTACGATACATGATGCTAACTGGGTAAGAAATGCAAAGGTTGAGAAAGCTGAACCACTGCAGAAGGAACTCGAACATTTCATCAGCTGTGTAGAGACAGGAGAGACGCCCCTTGAATCAGGTATTGATGGAAAACATGCACTAAAAGTCGCACTTTCAGCAATAGAATCCTATAATAGTGACAGTATAACCAGGATTGACTGA